One Sinorhizobium mexicanum genomic region harbors:
- a CDS encoding MurR/RpiR family transcriptional regulator, with amino-acid sequence MPTPETTMDVPQDFEALKAVILERKAQLPKRLKQVAAYSLDNPDEIAFGTAASIATSADVQPSTLVRFAQHFGFEGFSSLQQIFRARLRERTPGYEERLKALSQNEHSKLESGSIFNGFVAAAHRSLDNVATSVEPEAFERAVDILAKADTIYLIAKRRSYPISSYMAYAFGKLKVKYQHVGTAAGIDDDMLAMATKQDAAFAVSFSPYASESASQARLLASRKVPVVSLTDSAFSPLAESSKVWFELVEADHAGFRSLSASMAFAMALTVAIAEKRQRLADGQ; translated from the coding sequence ATGCCAACGCCGGAGACGACCATGGACGTCCCTCAGGATTTCGAGGCGCTGAAGGCCGTCATCCTCGAGCGCAAGGCGCAACTGCCGAAGCGGCTGAAACAGGTCGCGGCCTACTCGCTCGACAATCCGGACGAGATCGCCTTCGGTACGGCGGCGAGCATTGCGACATCCGCCGACGTCCAGCCGTCGACGCTCGTGCGCTTCGCGCAACATTTCGGTTTCGAGGGTTTTTCGAGCCTGCAGCAGATTTTTCGAGCGCGGCTCAGGGAACGCACGCCCGGATACGAAGAGCGGCTGAAAGCCCTGAGCCAGAACGAACACAGCAAACTCGAGAGCGGCTCGATCTTCAACGGCTTCGTCGCCGCAGCCCATCGATCGCTGGACAACGTCGCCACATCCGTCGAGCCGGAGGCCTTCGAGCGTGCCGTCGACATCCTCGCCAAGGCCGACACGATCTATCTCATCGCCAAGCGCCGCTCCTACCCTATTTCCAGTTACATGGCCTACGCCTTCGGCAAGCTGAAAGTGAAGTATCAGCATGTCGGGACGGCAGCAGGGATCGACGACGACATGCTGGCGATGGCGACGAAGCAGGATGCGGCCTTCGCCGTCAGCTTTTCGCCCTACGCCTCGGAAAGCGCCAGCCAGGCGCGCCTGCTCGCCAGCCGCAAGGTGCCGGTCGTGTCGCTTACCGATTCGGCTTTCTCGCCGCTAGCCGAGTCATCGAAGGTCTGGTTCGAACTGGTCGAGGCCGACCACGCCGGTTTTCGTTCCCTTTCCGCAAGCATGGCCTTTGCGATGGCGCTGACGGTGGCGATCGCCGAGAAGCGGCAGCGCCTGGCGGACGGACAATAG
- a CDS encoding helix-turn-helix domain-containing protein, with protein MGKSHPIALRVRVVAFVEEGHSHREAARHFRVSPRFVNNLMILKRATGSLAPRRQGHLGGGKLNAHDAWMRERLAENGELTLDELCVELAGRGVLVHRSNVGRFLHRLGLSHKKKPAGKRASTPGDRASP; from the coding sequence GTGGGCAAATCACATCCGATCGCGTTGCGTGTGCGTGTTGTTGCGTTTGTCGAGGAAGGCCATAGCCATCGAGAGGCGGCTCGGCACTTCCGCGTGTCGCCGCGTTTTGTGAACAATCTGATGATCCTGAAACGCGCGACCGGATCGCTTGCGCCCCGGCGGCAAGGTCATCTGGGTGGCGGCAAGTTGAATGCCCATGATGCATGGATGCGCGAGCGCCTGGCGGAGAATGGCGAGTTGACGCTGGACGAGCTGTGCGTGGAACTGGCTGGCCGCGGCGTCCTCGTGCACCGCTCCAATGTCGGCCGTTTTCTCCATCGGCTCGGGCTGAGCCACAAAAAAAAGCCTGCGGGCAAGCGAGCATCGACGCCCGGAGATCGCGCGAGCCCGTGA
- a CDS encoding IS630 family transposase, which translates to MWIRRRRRFFNKALARLIFIDETSTNTKLTKRSGWSPRGRRYRSHAPFGSWKTQTFIAGLRSHGMVAPWIVNAPMNRRIFDTWVETQLAPTLSPGDVVILDNVGFHRSERAEDLVKARGAWLLFLPPYSPDLNPIEMAFSKLKTLLRKRAARSFDAIAQALGDICNLFSVTECRNYFKAAGYEAD; encoded by the coding sequence TTGTGGATCAGGCGGCGCCGGCGTTTCTTCAACAAGGCACTGGCGCGGCTGATTTTTATCGATGAAACATCGACCAACACAAAGCTGACCAAGCGCTCAGGATGGTCACCGAGAGGGCGGCGCTACCGCAGTCACGCGCCATTCGGTTCGTGGAAAACACAGACCTTCATCGCCGGCCTGCGCTCGCATGGAATGGTTGCGCCCTGGATCGTCAATGCGCCGATGAACCGGCGCATCTTCGACACCTGGGTCGAAACGCAACTCGCCCCGACCCTGTCACCGGGTGACGTCGTCATTCTCGACAATGTCGGCTTCCATAGGAGCGAACGGGCCGAGGACCTGGTCAAAGCGCGCGGCGCTTGGCTGTTGTTCCTGCCGCCCTATTCGCCCGATCTCAACCCGATCGAGATGGCCTTCTCCAAACTCAAGACACTCTTGCGAAAACGCGCCGCCCGCAGCTTTGACGCCATCGCACAGGCGCTCGGCGACATCTGCAACCTCTTCTCCGTCACAGAATGCCGCAACTACTTCAAGGCTGCCGGATATGAGGCCGATTAA
- a CDS encoding bifunctional 5-dehydro-2-deoxygluconokinase/5-dehydro-2-deoxyphosphogluconate aldolase — protein sequence MGAKPLDLITIGRASVDLYGQQIGTRLEDVASFAKSVGGCPCNISVGTARLGLKSALLTRVGDEQMGRFIREQLQREGVETRGIATDPERLTALAILSVENDKSFPLLFYRDNCADNALCEDDVAEDFIRSARAVLVSGTHFSKPNTDAAQRKAIRIAKEAGAKVVFDIDYRPNLWGLAGHDAGESRYIASDRVSAHLKTVLGDCDLIVGTEEEVLIASGESDLLKALKTIRSLSKATIVLKRGPMGCIVYDGTISENLEDGIVGKGFPIEVYNVLGAGDAFMSGFLRGWLTGEPHATSATWANACGAFAVSRLLCAPEIPTWTELNFFLENGSKEKALRKDEAINHVHWATTRRRDIPLLMALAIDHRSQLEDIADGKAELLARIPAFKVLAVKAAAQVAAGRPGFGMLIDDKYGRDALYAAGAYRDFWIGKPIELPGSRPLQLEFSQDLGSRLIDWPVDHCIKVLSFFHPDDPAELKAAQIAKLRAAFEAARKVGREILIEVIAGKHGTLDDLTVPRALTELYDAGLKPDWWKLEPQASRGAWAAIDAVIATRDPLCRGVVLLGLEAPYEVLKEGFAAARTSKTVKGFAVGRTIFADASKAWLAGTITDEQAIADMAARFKALVDLWLQLGETKAA from the coding sequence ATGGGAGCCAAGCCCCTCGACCTCATCACGATCGGCCGGGCCTCGGTCGATCTCTACGGCCAGCAGATCGGCACACGGCTTGAAGACGTGGCAAGCTTTGCCAAATCCGTCGGCGGCTGCCCCTGCAACATCTCCGTCGGCACCGCGCGCCTCGGGCTGAAATCGGCACTGCTGACACGCGTCGGCGACGAGCAGATGGGCCGCTTCATCCGCGAACAGCTTCAACGCGAGGGTGTCGAAACCCGCGGCATCGCCACCGATCCGGAGCGGCTGACGGCGCTCGCGATCCTTTCCGTCGAAAACGACAAGTCCTTCCCGCTGCTCTTCTATCGCGACAATTGCGCCGACAACGCGCTTTGCGAGGACGATGTCGCGGAAGACTTCATCCGGTCCGCGCGCGCAGTCCTCGTTTCGGGGACGCATTTTTCCAAGCCGAATACCGATGCTGCACAGCGCAAGGCGATACGCATCGCCAAGGAAGCGGGCGCGAAGGTCGTCTTCGACATCGATTATCGCCCCAATCTCTGGGGCCTTGCCGGCCACGACGCCGGCGAAAGCCGCTACATCGCCTCCGACCGCGTATCCGCCCACCTGAAGACCGTTCTCGGCGACTGCGATCTCATCGTCGGCACGGAGGAAGAGGTTCTGATCGCGTCCGGCGAGAGCGATCTGCTGAAGGCACTGAAGACCATCCGCTCGCTGTCCAAAGCCACGATCGTCTTGAAGCGCGGGCCGATGGGCTGCATCGTTTATGACGGCACGATCTCCGAAAATCTCGAGGACGGCATCGTCGGCAAGGGTTTTCCGATCGAGGTCTACAACGTGCTCGGTGCGGGCGATGCCTTCATGTCCGGTTTCCTGCGCGGCTGGCTTACCGGCGAACCGCATGCGACGTCTGCCACCTGGGCCAATGCCTGCGGCGCCTTCGCGGTGTCGCGCCTGCTCTGCGCGCCGGAAATCCCCACCTGGACCGAACTCAATTTCTTCCTCGAAAACGGCAGCAAGGAAAAGGCGCTCCGCAAGGACGAGGCGATCAACCACGTTCACTGGGCGACGACCCGCCGCCGCGATATTCCGCTCCTGATGGCGCTTGCCATCGATCACCGCAGCCAGCTGGAAGATATTGCGGACGGCAAGGCGGAACTCCTGGCCCGCATCCCCGCTTTCAAGGTGCTTGCGGTCAAGGCGGCCGCCCAGGTCGCCGCCGGCAGACCGGGCTTCGGCATGCTGATCGACGACAAATATGGCCGCGACGCGCTTTATGCCGCCGGCGCCTATCGCGATTTCTGGATCGGCAAACCGATCGAACTTCCGGGCTCGCGTCCGTTGCAGCTCGAGTTCAGCCAGGACCTCGGCAGCCGCCTCATCGACTGGCCGGTCGATCACTGCATCAAGGTGCTTTCCTTCTTCCATCCCGACGATCCGGCCGAGCTCAAGGCCGCGCAGATCGCGAAGCTTCGCGCCGCCTTCGAAGCGGCGCGCAAGGTCGGCCGCGAGATCCTGATCGAGGTCATTGCCGGCAAACACGGCACGCTTGACGATCTGACCGTTCCGCGGGCGCTTACCGAACTTTACGATGCCGGTTTGAAGCCCGATTGGTGGAAACTGGAGCCACAGGCGAGCCGCGGTGCCTGGGCGGCGATCGACGCCGTGATCGCAACGCGCGACCCGCTCTGCCGCGGCGTCGTCCTGCTTGGCCTCGAGGCGCCCTACGAGGTGTTGAAGGAGGGCTTTGCCGCCGCCCGGACGTCGAAGACGGTCAAGGGTTTTGCCGTCGGCCGGACGATCTTCGCCGACGCCAGCAAGGCCTGGCTCGCCGGCACCATCACCGACGAGCAGGCGATCGCCGACATGGCGGCAAGGTTCAAGGCGCTGGTGGATCTCTGGCTGCAACTGGGTGAAACAAAGGCTGCATAA
- a CDS encoding Gfo/Idh/MocA family protein, protein MSGKRKLGVGLIGTGFMGKAHALGFTTAARVFDLPFELDLVSVADVSEGSAEGARQRLGFRKATADWRDLLTDPDIEIIDITTPNLLHKEMALAAIAHGKHVYCEKPLAPTVADCAEMVAAAEKAGIVTQVGFNYLKNPLIFLAKDIIESGEIGEIRSMRGIHAEDFMADANVPWGWRLDPRSGGGALADIGSHIIASMRHLVGPIRSVLAETVIQIAERPVSRGAAETRTVEVDDITRAFVRFENGATGSFEASWISTGRKMQHDFEIYGSKGSIVFTQERLNEIRIYYAGDDVRSRGFRTIWAGPEHPPYGAFCVAPGHQIGFNDLKAIEVHEFLDAIAKGGKPSTDFREGYEVQKVLSATYQSARTNEWVEIG, encoded by the coding sequence ATGAGCGGCAAACGCAAACTGGGCGTCGGCCTGATCGGCACGGGTTTCATGGGCAAGGCCCACGCTCTTGGCTTTACGACTGCTGCGCGGGTATTCGATCTTCCCTTCGAGTTGGACCTGGTTTCCGTCGCTGACGTAAGCGAAGGAAGCGCCGAAGGCGCGCGCCAGCGTCTTGGGTTCCGCAAGGCAACGGCGGACTGGCGGGATCTCTTGACCGATCCCGACATCGAGATCATCGATATCACCACGCCGAACCTTCTGCACAAGGAGATGGCGCTTGCGGCCATCGCCCACGGCAAGCACGTCTATTGCGAGAAGCCCTTGGCGCCGACCGTCGCCGACTGCGCGGAAATGGTCGCCGCGGCCGAGAAGGCCGGCATCGTCACCCAGGTCGGCTTCAACTATCTCAAGAATCCGCTGATCTTCCTCGCCAAGGACATCATAGAAAGCGGCGAGATCGGCGAAATTCGCTCGATGCGCGGGATTCACGCCGAGGACTTCATGGCCGATGCCAACGTTCCCTGGGGCTGGCGGCTCGATCCGCGGAGCGGCGGCGGCGCGCTTGCCGACATCGGCAGCCACATCATCGCCTCCATGCGCCACCTCGTCGGTCCGATCAGGTCGGTACTCGCGGAAACGGTCATCCAAATCGCGGAGCGCCCGGTCTCGCGCGGCGCCGCCGAGACGCGGACCGTCGAAGTCGACGACATCACCCGTGCTTTTGTACGCTTCGAGAACGGCGCGACCGGCAGCTTTGAGGCAAGCTGGATCTCCACCGGCCGCAAGATGCAGCATGACTTCGAAATCTACGGGTCGAAGGGCAGCATTGTCTTCACCCAGGAACGGCTGAACGAAATCAGGATCTATTATGCCGGCGACGACGTCCGCAGTCGTGGCTTCCGCACGATCTGGGCCGGACCGGAGCACCCGCCCTACGGCGCCTTCTGCGTGGCGCCGGGCCACCAGATCGGCTTCAACGATCTGAAGGCGATCGAGGTCCACGAATTTCTCGACGCGATCGCCAAGGGCGGCAAGCCCTCAACCGATTTCCGCGAGGGCTACGAGGTCCAGAAGGTGCTGTCGGCGACCTACCAGTCGGCCCGGACGAACGAATGGGTCGAAATCGGCTGA
- a CDS encoding nucleoside deaminase codes for MDEEQRFLCEAVSLARGNMENGGRPFGAVVVKDGVVVATGVNEMARTGDPTSHAELNALRDAAKTLRSLRLEGCAVYASGQPCPMCLAAMRMAGINEIAYAHSNAQAEPYGLSRSAIYAELAKPITEQAMRFRHVPLLHDSYSDLGASDRTRGAVDAQEEAPLYAAWEKLQRTS; via the coding sequence ATGGATGAGGAACAACGCTTTCTGTGCGAGGCCGTGTCGCTCGCGCGCGGCAATATGGAAAACGGCGGTCGCCCCTTCGGCGCCGTCGTGGTCAAGGATGGCGTGGTGGTCGCGACTGGCGTCAACGAGATGGCCCGGACGGGGGATCCGACCTCGCATGCCGAACTCAACGCGCTGCGTGACGCGGCCAAGACTCTTCGGTCGCTGCGGCTCGAGGGCTGCGCCGTCTACGCCAGCGGTCAGCCATGCCCGATGTGCCTTGCCGCGATGCGCATGGCCGGCATCAACGAGATCGCCTATGCACATTCAAATGCGCAAGCGGAGCCTTACGGACTTTCGAGGTCGGCGATCTACGCGGAACTGGCCAAGCCGATCACGGAACAGGCCATGCGGTTTCGCCATGTGCCGCTACTGCACGATTCCTACAGCGACCTTGGCGCGTCCGATAGGACGCGCGGCGCTGTGGATGCGCAAGAGGAGGCGCCGCTTTACGCCGCGTGGGAGAAGCTGCAAAGGACAAGTTAG
- the coaBC gene encoding bifunctional phosphopantothenoylcysteine decarboxylase/phosphopantothenate--cysteine ligase CoaBC has protein sequence MTLSGKRILLIISGGIAAYKSLDLIRRLRERGAEVRPVMTAAAQEFVTPLAVGALSASHVFTDLFSREDEQDVGHIRLARECDLVVVAPATADLMAKMANGHASDLASTILLATDRPVLLAPAMNPKMWAHPSTRRNRKTLTGDGVRFVGPTAGEMAESGEAGEGRMAEPLEIVAAVEELLNGGQKPLAGRKAIVTSGPTHEPIDPVRYIANRSSGKQGHAIAAALAKLGAKVTLVSGPVTIPDPAGVRIVHVERAEEMRDAVLAALPADVAVMVAAVADWRVASAAGSKIKKKPGEAPPPLQLAENPDILKTIGHHPSRPKLVIGFAAETENVAENGRAKLERKGADYILANDVSPATGIMGGDRNRVKLIGRNGVEDWPDMDKEDVAAKLAARIADALSH, from the coding sequence ATGACACTCTCCGGCAAGCGCATACTTCTCATCATTTCGGGCGGAATCGCCGCCTACAAGAGCCTCGACCTCATTCGCCGCCTGCGCGAGCGCGGCGCCGAAGTCCGGCCGGTGATGACGGCGGCTGCGCAGGAATTCGTAACGCCGCTTGCCGTCGGCGCCCTTTCCGCCTCCCATGTCTTCACCGACCTTTTCTCGCGCGAGGACGAGCAGGATGTCGGCCATATCCGGCTGGCGCGCGAATGCGATCTCGTCGTCGTGGCGCCGGCAACCGCCGACCTGATGGCCAAGATGGCGAACGGCCATGCCAGCGACCTCGCCTCGACCATCCTGCTTGCGACCGACCGGCCCGTGTTGCTCGCTCCGGCGATGAACCCGAAAATGTGGGCGCATCCGTCGACACGCCGAAACCGCAAAACGCTAACCGGCGACGGCGTTCGTTTCGTCGGGCCGACCGCGGGCGAAATGGCCGAAAGCGGTGAAGCCGGCGAAGGCAGGATGGCCGAGCCGCTCGAGATCGTCGCCGCCGTCGAGGAACTCTTGAATGGTGGACAGAAACCCTTGGCGGGGCGAAAGGCGATCGTCACCTCGGGACCGACGCACGAGCCGATCGACCCGGTGCGCTATATCGCCAATCGTTCCTCCGGCAAGCAGGGCCACGCGATCGCCGCGGCGCTCGCGAAACTTGGCGCGAAGGTCACGCTTGTTTCCGGTCCGGTGACGATTCCCGATCCCGCGGGCGTTCGCATCGTCCATGTCGAGCGCGCCGAGGAAATGCGCGATGCGGTGCTTGCGGCGCTTCCGGCGGACGTGGCCGTCATGGTGGCCGCGGTCGCGGACTGGCGCGTCGCCTCCGCTGCCGGCAGCAAGATCAAGAAGAAACCGGGGGAGGCCCCTCCTCCGCTCCAGCTTGCGGAAAACCCCGATATTCTGAAGACGATCGGCCACCACCCCTCGCGGCCAAAGCTGGTGATCGGCTTTGCCGCCGAGACGGAAAACGTCGCCGAAAACGGCCGCGCCAAGCTGGAACGAAAAGGCGCCGATTACATTCTCGCGAACGACGTCTCGCCCGCGACCGGTATCATGGGCGGCGATCGCAACCGGGTGAAGCTGATCGGCCGCAACGGCGTCGAAGACTGGCCGGACATGGACAAGGAAGACGTGGCGGCAAAACTCGCCGCGCGCATTGCCGACGCACTTTCCCACTAA
- a CDS encoding class II glutamine amidotransferase — protein sequence MCRWAAYRGEPLYLEELVTSPAHSLIEQSHCATRAKTATNGDGFGIAWYGDRPEPGRYRDILPAWSDCNLRSIARQIRSPLFLAHVRAATGGGTRRDNCHPFVFGRWSFMHNGQISDFEHLRRPMESMLDNDLYAARTGTTDSELLFLLALQFGLDRDPLGAIAETLAFVERLADRLGGQPLVRFTAALSDGRNLYAIRYATDWKAPTLYAAPMGQSGGYCLVSEPLNDDDNAWVEIPDGAAVIVGENGVDVRLFGTAEVEARECPLADTPRAELSA from the coding sequence ATGTGCCGTTGGGCAGCCTATCGCGGAGAGCCGCTTTATCTCGAGGAACTCGTAACTTCTCCGGCGCACTCGCTGATCGAACAGTCCCATTGTGCAACGCGCGCGAAAACCGCGACGAACGGCGACGGCTTCGGTATTGCCTGGTACGGCGATCGTCCGGAGCCTGGCCGCTACCGCGACATCCTTCCCGCCTGGTCCGATTGCAATCTCAGGAGCATCGCCCGGCAGATCCGTTCACCGTTGTTCCTTGCCCACGTCCGCGCAGCGACCGGCGGCGGTACGCGCCGCGACAATTGCCACCCCTTCGTCTTCGGGCGCTGGTCCTTCATGCATAACGGCCAGATCAGTGATTTCGAGCATCTGCGCCGGCCAATGGAGAGCATGCTCGACAATGATCTCTACGCGGCGCGCACCGGGACGACGGACTCGGAGTTGCTCTTTCTCCTGGCCCTGCAGTTCGGCCTCGATCGCGATCCGCTCGGCGCGATTGCCGAGACGCTTGCGTTCGTCGAGCGCCTTGCCGATCGTCTCGGTGGCCAGCCGCTCGTCCGCTTCACGGCCGCCTTGTCCGATGGCCGCAATCTCTATGCGATACGTTATGCCACCGACTGGAAGGCGCCGACGCTCTATGCGGCGCCGATGGGGCAGAGCGGCGGCTACTGTCTGGTCTCCGAACCGCTCAACGACGACGACAATGCCTGGGTCGAGATCCCGGACGGTGCAGCGGTCATCGTCGGCGAGAACGGCGTCGACGTGCGCCTTTTCGGTACCGCCGAGGTCGAGGCACGGGAATGCCCGTTGGCGGACACGCCACGCGCCGAACTGAGCGCGTGA
- a CDS encoding SDR family oxidoreductase: MDLGIEGKRALVLGGSKGLGRGIAEALAAEGVAVALTGRNAQAAGKIAAEIGPAAMGLSLDLAKPETIDAFLDRLTAEFGLVDILVLNGGGPPPTRAADIDPEFWRTQFEAMVLAGMRITHRLLPAMRERRFGRIIAVASTSIREPIPGLSASNALRSALAGWMKTLAGEVAPDGVTVNMLLPGRLATDRTLSFDRMDAESEGVSIETVAARSQSEIPIGRYGTPAEFGAAAAFLASRQAAYVTGIALPVDGGLSRSML, translated from the coding sequence ATGGATCTCGGAATCGAAGGAAAACGGGCGCTCGTACTCGGCGGGAGCAAGGGACTTGGGCGCGGTATCGCGGAAGCGCTTGCCGCCGAAGGTGTTGCGGTTGCGCTGACCGGCCGGAACGCGCAGGCAGCCGGCAAGATCGCCGCCGAGATCGGTCCCGCCGCTATGGGACTTTCGCTCGACCTTGCGAAACCCGAAACGATCGACGCTTTTCTGGATCGACTGACCGCCGAATTCGGCTTGGTCGATATTCTGGTGCTGAATGGCGGCGGACCGCCGCCGACGCGTGCGGCCGACATCGATCCCGAGTTCTGGCGGACACAGTTCGAGGCGATGGTGCTGGCAGGCATGCGCATCACCCATCGCCTGCTGCCGGCCATGCGCGAGCGTCGCTTCGGCCGCATCATCGCGGTTGCCTCGACCAGCATCCGCGAGCCGATACCGGGCCTCAGCGCCTCCAACGCCTTGCGCAGCGCGCTTGCCGGCTGGATGAAGACGCTCGCGGGCGAGGTCGCGCCTGACGGCGTCACGGTCAACATGCTGCTGCCGGGGCGGCTGGCGACCGATCGCACGCTTTCCTTCGACCGCATGGATGCGGAAAGCGAAGGCGTCAGCATCGAAACCGTCGCGGCACGCAGCCAGTCCGAAATTCCGATCGGCCGCTACGGCACGCCCGCGGAATTCGGCGCGGCAGCCGCTTTCCTTGCGAGCCGCCAGGCGGCCTATGTCACGGGTATCGCGCTGCCGGTGGACGGCGGTCTCAGCCGGTCGATGCTGTGA